From the Bacteriovorax sp. Seq25_V genome, one window contains:
- a CDS encoding MarR family winged helix-turn-helix transcriptional regulator translates to MKRISSIGGLLKKIYRLYSNQLLSILQEKGFTDLRPSFLEILLFVCENNGPSIKEIGSACGLKKQTMTSHLNELQKRGYITRQSSEFDKREQKVFLTDFGEKFKFTLMEGLEKVEADYSKFLGDLEMDRINSTLENMHSKLLPREDNSLRSKVQLNLSLDF, encoded by the coding sequence ATGAAGCGAATTTCAAGCATTGGTGGCCTTTTAAAGAAAATTTATCGATTATATAGTAATCAGCTACTTTCTATTCTTCAAGAGAAGGGTTTTACAGATCTGAGACCAAGCTTTCTTGAGATCCTGTTATTTGTTTGTGAAAATAATGGGCCAAGTATCAAGGAAATTGGGAGTGCTTGTGGGCTTAAGAAGCAAACAATGACAAGTCATCTCAATGAGCTACAGAAGCGTGGTTATATCACGAGACAATCAAGTGAATTTGATAAGAGAGAACAAAAAGTTTTTCTGACAGATTTTGGTGAGAAATTCAAATTTACTCTAATGGAAGGCCTAGAAAAAGTAGAAGCAGACTACTCAAAATTTCTAGGTGATCTTGAGATGGATAGAATTAATTCAACACTTGAAAATATGCATTCTAAACTTTTGCCTCGTGAGGATAATTCTCTTCGCTCTAAAGTTCAGTTAAACTTATCCCTAGATTTCTAG
- a CDS encoding rhodanese-like domain-containing protein, with protein sequence MDLKFYQMLEFINNRLTNIERNITKIDEKLDYSLALQRNHLIRVKNGQFIDDNMILMGLPYNDLTPERAHEIYENADMDYIILDVSRAEYLQPLKLEGAVHIPFEELDHRYAEIQNKTTPIMVISETGLRSIRACELLVKKGYFNVNNISGGYQFWPASQSGSKMAAA encoded by the coding sequence ATGGACTTAAAATTTTATCAAATGCTTGAATTTATCAATAATAGACTGACTAATATTGAAAGAAATATTACTAAAATTGATGAGAAGCTAGATTACTCACTAGCACTTCAAAGAAATCATCTTATTAGAGTTAAAAACGGTCAATTCATCGATGATAATATGATTCTAATGGGTCTTCCATATAATGATCTGACACCAGAGCGTGCTCATGAAATCTATGAGAATGCAGATATGGATTATATTATTCTCGATGTATCTCGTGCTGAATATCTTCAACCACTCAAGCTTGAAGGTGCTGTACATATTCCTTTCGAAGAACTCGATCACCGCTACGCTGAAATTCAGAATAAAACGACACCAATCATGGTAATTTCTGAAACAGGACTTCGTTCCATTCGAGCATGTGAATTACTTGTTAAGAAAGGTTATTTCAATGTGAACAATATTTCAGGTGGCTATCAATTTTGGCCAGCAAGTCAGTCAGGCTCAAAGATGGCTGCGGCTTAA
- a CDS encoding HD domain-containing protein: protein MEVRDPVHGSIHILKEEEPILKAEFFQRLRNIKQLGFSEYVFPGATHTRFIHSIGVMNIGNMAFDKLFRGKIITKDHLRVKQTFKLACLLHDIGHAPLSHSTESVMPQLSELKIPEMFLSAKDKSRDRQASHEDYTIKAIADSSFAESFKEVEKSFGVERRYIADLITGHTQTPEYFTLDKVNYFPLLHQLVSSELDCDRMDYLLRDSYFCGVSYGSYDLDWLLDNLEPAITDGVATLGISERAVITFDDFLLSRYHMFVMVYFHYRAVCLEQLLIRYFKDAPDEYRIPADIEKYIEHDDYHLMKVLRHSNNKYAQAVVKNQTPEKIFESFNAGQLGTLEEVQKYLENINVEYIRCSSKGRLSKYYTADKGSSKSEYTMKVVRTQKMSNSLKYLDINEATDLFQKFAGSHAINRLHCDYSELSEQNIADIRKIIEGA, encoded by the coding sequence ATGGAAGTAAGAGATCCGGTCCATGGCTCAATTCACATTTTAAAAGAAGAAGAACCAATCTTAAAAGCTGAGTTTTTTCAACGTCTAAGAAATATTAAACAACTTGGATTCTCAGAATATGTTTTTCCTGGTGCGACACATACAAGATTCATTCACTCGATAGGTGTTATGAATATTGGAAATATGGCCTTTGATAAATTATTCAGAGGAAAGATAATTACGAAAGATCATTTAAGGGTTAAGCAAACATTCAAGCTTGCTTGTCTTCTTCATGATATCGGTCACGCACCACTAAGTCACTCAACTGAATCAGTAATGCCTCAATTAAGTGAACTTAAAATTCCAGAGATGTTTCTATCTGCAAAAGATAAATCAAGAGACAGACAAGCAAGCCACGAAGACTATACAATCAAGGCGATTGCCGATAGTTCTTTTGCTGAAAGCTTTAAAGAAGTTGAGAAATCTTTTGGTGTTGAAAGACGCTATATTGCAGACCTCATCACTGGCCACACACAAACTCCAGAATACTTCACACTTGATAAGGTGAACTACTTTCCTCTTCTTCACCAACTTGTTTCGAGTGAACTTGATTGCGATAGAATGGACTATCTTTTAAGAGATAGCTACTTCTGTGGTGTTAGTTATGGAAGCTATGATCTTGACTGGTTACTTGATAATCTTGAACCTGCAATCACAGATGGAGTTGCTACTCTAGGAATTTCAGAAAGAGCAGTCATTACTTTTGATGATTTCCTCCTAAGCCGTTATCACATGTTCGTTATGGTTTACTTCCACTATCGTGCTGTATGCCTTGAACAATTGTTAATTAGATATTTTAAAGACGCTCCAGACGAGTATCGAATTCCAGCTGATATCGAAAAGTATATTGAACATGACGACTACCACTTAATGAAGGTACTTCGTCACTCCAACAATAAGTATGCTCAGGCCGTTGTTAAAAACCAAACACCAGAAAAGATTTTTGAATCATTTAATGCTGGTCAACTTGGAACACTTGAAGAGGTTCAAAAATACCTTGAAAATATTAACGTCGAGTATATTAGATGTTCTTCAAAAGGAAGACTTTCAAAATACTATACTGCAGATAAAGGTTCTTCTAAATCTGAATACACAATGAAAGTAGTTAGAACTCAAAAGATGAGTAATTCGCTAAAGTATTTAGATATTAACGAAGCGACTGACCTCTTTCAAAAGTTTGCAGGTTCTCATGCTATTAATCGCCTCCACTGCGACTACAGCGAACTTTCTGAGCAAAACATTGCAGACATTAGAAAAATTATTGAGGGAGCCTAG
- a CDS encoding glutathione S-transferase N-terminal domain-containing protein, translating to MKHKLELFYYDACPYCQLVLRVIDNLNIKVDYKNILKDEDNLDRLVNDTGRRTVPCLYIDNKPMFESADIARWLEQNQNNLEKN from the coding sequence ATGAAGCATAAGCTTGAACTATTTTATTACGACGCTTGTCCTTACTGTCAGCTTGTGTTGAGAGTAATTGATAACTTAAATATTAAAGTTGATTATAAAAACATCCTTAAGGATGAAGATAATCTTGATCGACTTGTGAATGACACTGGAAGAAGAACTGTTCCATGTCTCTACATTGATAACAAACCAATGTTTGAATCAGCGGATATTGCTCGTTGGCTTGAACAAAACCAAAATAATTTAGAAAAAAACTAG
- a CDS encoding Tad domain-containing protein: MNEIREKNSLANNDKGQLSIFLSVLLIVIFTLIAFIVNIGLFVKAKINLQNSIDSAAWSGAAVQARQLSNIGYLNWEMRNVFKEWMFKYYVMGQISNPKTHLANAGDWTGSGVDFRLRRFDETGTSTGDRFNLPSTCIHFGSTHNICAVYQVPGLPRFKVAALANVSEYFEAAVDTFAQTKAKNCSDRSNYNFAAAMSYAFSTGTQAMSDVPIVAGNKIGAWIKATELALRMRNLEMITNRPPVDEICQDGCANSLNRLVSDDESFGFPINERPAKAFQAAFKSLGGGKYKNQDGFAGSLRITELRPNAYTPMAGSLSEFLIPKDTGFEYPDGEGPTNKYYVDLIPMLANYATFFTTFASLSGSLDEYGIPDAGDVTTEASCFSSKTAMPVPGYIIGFMKNPQVLTYYAIKGEAKFIGLLNPFIRDGGINLKAYAAAKPYGGRIGPALFKGKGTEPSQWKQLQPRRPSPSGIGISSNYLFGFNPGGISADVKGRPIPESSEFYIGVNEADKANEVIGGTPDGSGAKLKFAVPNLVYTLPAVNTGTQIPTTAFYSSPTVPTTESAGLYDKEQYRAFKQNLVGTESSATMSAQEIEDSLNNVHAPTPYDIANYLVPTFEENGETESKPTLKKIDGDFYALYAPLFGPKLLYNSKETVSSIMRDYVDSLDASVTAYTDALKIAADAIRSAPTTAGSGYADAANSIYEAGGMKPIPVANPAECDNISIAAKFDFFFRGNSAAGPTTCNILPLSEAIGEYLFEISSNATTKDFHIFKFTKKGDLTNSQISTAYVPGENQGASPDGTFQNPLNPNYVPLNMRRNHYSTKFVAMSTLVDQNSGYNGSGSDKIYHEHPTTPASPFSGSPPDDYSNLGIKNMLEGNQLNEFGPDLKF, encoded by the coding sequence ATGAATGAAATAAGGGAAAAAAATTCCTTAGCTAATAACGACAAAGGACAGTTGAGTATCTTTCTATCCGTCCTCCTCATTGTTATCTTTACGCTGATCGCATTCATCGTGAACATTGGTCTCTTTGTTAAGGCCAAGATCAATCTTCAAAACTCTATCGACTCTGCTGCTTGGTCAGGTGCTGCCGTACAAGCGCGACAACTTTCAAATATTGGCTACCTTAATTGGGAAATGAGAAATGTCTTCAAAGAGTGGATGTTTAAATATTATGTTATGGGCCAGATCTCAAATCCAAAAACTCACCTTGCAAACGCAGGAGACTGGACTGGTTCGGGAGTTGACTTTCGCCTCAGAAGATTCGATGAAACTGGAACTTCAACGGGGGACCGTTTCAATCTTCCTTCAACTTGTATTCACTTTGGTTCAACTCACAATATCTGTGCCGTTTATCAAGTTCCAGGCCTTCCAAGGTTTAAAGTTGCTGCTCTGGCAAACGTCAGTGAATACTTTGAAGCAGCCGTTGATACTTTCGCACAAACCAAAGCAAAGAACTGTTCGGATCGTTCAAACTATAACTTCGCAGCAGCCATGAGTTACGCTTTCTCAACCGGAACTCAAGCGATGTCTGACGTTCCAATTGTAGCGGGAAATAAAATTGGAGCTTGGATAAAAGCAACAGAGCTTGCTCTGCGCATGAGAAATCTTGAAATGATTACTAATCGTCCCCCTGTAGACGAAATCTGCCAAGATGGATGTGCCAATAGCCTAAATCGTCTCGTCAGTGATGATGAGTCTTTTGGATTTCCAATTAATGAAAGGCCAGCCAAAGCCTTTCAAGCAGCATTCAAAAGTCTTGGTGGTGGTAAGTATAAAAATCAAGACGGCTTCGCGGGTAGTTTAAGAATTACTGAGCTTCGCCCTAATGCCTACACGCCAATGGCCGGTTCTCTTTCAGAATTCTTAATCCCAAAAGACACGGGTTTTGAATATCCAGATGGTGAAGGACCAACGAATAAATATTACGTCGACCTTATTCCAATGCTTGCTAATTATGCAACTTTCTTCACGACGTTTGCTTCTCTTTCTGGAAGTCTAGATGAGTATGGTATTCCAGATGCTGGAGACGTAACGACAGAGGCCTCATGCTTTTCTTCTAAAACGGCGATGCCGGTTCCTGGCTATATTATTGGCTTCATGAAGAACCCACAAGTTCTCACATACTACGCAATTAAAGGCGAGGCGAAATTTATTGGTCTGCTGAACCCTTTTATCCGTGACGGTGGAATCAATCTTAAGGCCTATGCGGCTGCAAAGCCTTATGGGGGAAGAATTGGTCCGGCACTATTCAAAGGAAAAGGAACTGAGCCTTCGCAGTGGAAGCAGCTACAGCCTCGCAGACCATCTCCAAGTGGAATTGGGATCAGTTCGAACTACCTCTTTGGATTTAACCCAGGTGGAATTAGTGCAGATGTAAAAGGTCGTCCAATTCCAGAGTCGTCTGAATTTTATATTGGTGTCAACGAAGCAGATAAGGCAAACGAAGTAATTGGCGGAACACCTGACGGTTCAGGGGCTAAACTTAAATTTGCTGTACCAAATCTTGTCTACACTCTTCCGGCCGTAAATACAGGAACGCAAATACCGACAACCGCCTTCTACAGTAGCCCAACAGTCCCTACAACCGAATCGGCTGGGCTCTATGATAAAGAACAATATAGAGCATTTAAACAAAATCTTGTCGGAACAGAGTCTTCTGCAACAATGTCTGCACAAGAAATTGAAGACTCGCTTAACAACGTCCATGCGCCAACTCCATATGATATTGCAAACTACCTAGTCCCTACTTTTGAAGAGAATGGAGAAACAGAATCAAAGCCTACTCTTAAGAAGATCGATGGTGACTTCTATGCTCTCTACGCCCCTCTTTTTGGGCCAAAACTTCTGTATAATAGTAAGGAAACTGTTTCGTCCATTATGAGAGACTATGTCGACAGCCTTGATGCCTCAGTTACCGCTTACACAGACGCTCTCAAGATCGCTGCTGACGCCATTAGAAGTGCTCCAACAACAGCAGGCTCAGGTTATGCTGACGCCGCAAATTCAATCTATGAAGCAGGAGGAATGAAGCCAATTCCTGTAGCGAATCCAGCAGAATGCGACAATATCAGTATTGCAGCGAAGTTTGACTTCTTTTTCCGCGGAAATAGTGCTGCAGGGCCAACAACTTGTAATATCCTTCCACTCTCTGAAGCGATTGGTGAATACCTTTTTGAAATCAGTAGCAATGCTACGACTAAAGACTTTCACATCTTCAAATTTACAAAGAAAGGCGACCTCACAAACTCACAAATTTCAACAGCTTATGTACCTGGGGAGAACCAGGGGGCCTCGCCTGACGGAACTTTTCAAAACCCACTAAACCCAAATTACGTCCCACTAAATATGAGACGTAATCACTACTCAACGAAGTTTGTCGCAATGAGCACTCTAGTTGATCAAAATAGTGGCTACAATGGTAGTGGTTCAGATAAGATTTATCACGAGCACCCAACAACGCCGGCAAGCCCATTTTCAGGCTCACCACCAGATGATTATTCTAATCTAGGAATTAAGAATATGCTCGAAGGGAACCAATTGAACGAATTTGGCCCTGATTTAAAATTCTGA
- a CDS encoding single-stranded DNA-binding protein, protein MSVNKVILVGRLGQDPELKYTPSSMAVCNFTLATSESWSDKSGQKQERTEWHRVVVWGKLAELCGQYLAKGRQAYIEGSLQTRSWDDKDGNKRYTTEINARTVQFLGGATTGAGQATSAGNYQQQSSSNDMMDQSYDITSDASFTADDIPF, encoded by the coding sequence ATGAGTGTTAACAAGGTTATTTTAGTTGGACGTTTAGGACAAGATCCAGAATTAAAGTACACTCCATCAAGTATGGCAGTTTGTAACTTCACACTTGCAACAAGTGAATCATGGAGTGACAAGAGTGGACAAAAACAAGAAAGAACAGAATGGCACAGAGTTGTAGTTTGGGGAAAACTAGCTGAGCTTTGTGGACAATATCTTGCAAAAGGTCGTCAAGCTTATATCGAAGGTTCTCTTCAAACAAGATCTTGGGACGATAAAGATGGTAACAAGAGATATACGACAGAAATTAATGCAAGAACTGTACAGTTCCTAGGTGGAGCAACTACAGGTGCAGGTCAAGCAACTTCTGCTGGTAACTACCAACAACAATCATCAAGCAACGATATGATGGATCAAAGTTATGACATCACTTCTGATGCATCTTTTACTGCTGATGATATTCCGTTTTAA
- a CDS encoding trypsin-like serine protease yields MKNLLLLFILAVIVSSCGQKSPISDNEYKMTSSYIVGGDSKENHPLSTTVTLNNGHCSGVKVGKNKILTAAHCLYSEGTNVYLNYFPGYKNIITNHLGNSKEYPVKNTFIHKTYTDEVQRIEEGKSTNEEASISSYDIALIEFYEEIKDVNTAVLNLTDTNFSNSLVITGGGKELNKDGRFVDAQKIKSAFVDQIQIEDIDEVFLEEYKSEKIDTYYLLTLGSMSNSNKASLAPGDSGGGIFFGNKLIGINSFSAHLVPVKTYFHAHTRLADLQVWLEDLL; encoded by the coding sequence ATGAAGAACTTACTTTTACTATTTATACTCGCTGTTATTGTCTCATCCTGTGGGCAAAAAAGTCCCATAAGTGATAATGAATATAAAATGACCTCTTCATATATTGTGGGTGGAGACTCAAAGGAAAACCATCCACTCTCAACAACTGTCACATTAAATAATGGTCATTGTTCAGGTGTAAAAGTAGGGAAAAACAAGATATTAACCGCTGCACACTGTCTGTATTCTGAAGGTACAAATGTCTACTTAAACTACTTCCCAGGATACAAAAATATAATCACAAATCACCTAGGAAACAGTAAAGAATACCCTGTTAAAAACACTTTTATTCACAAAACTTACACGGACGAAGTTCAAAGAATTGAAGAAGGCAAATCGACTAACGAAGAAGCTTCAATAAGTTCTTATGACATCGCCCTAATAGAGTTTTATGAAGAAATTAAAGATGTTAACACTGCTGTACTGAACCTTACTGACACTAATTTTTCAAACTCTCTTGTCATTACCGGTGGAGGTAAGGAACTTAATAAGGATGGCCGCTTCGTTGACGCCCAAAAAATTAAAAGTGCTTTTGTTGACCAAATTCAAATAGAGGACATAGACGAGGTATTTTTAGAGGAGTATAAATCAGAAAAGATAGATACCTACTACTTACTAACTCTTGGCTCTATGTCAAATAGTAATAAAGCTAGTCTTGCTCCGGGAGACTCAGGTGGAGGTATTTTTTTTGGTAATAAACTGATTGGAATAAATTCCTTTTCGGCGCACCTTGTTCCAGTAAAAACATACTTTCATGCGCACACGAGACTAGCAGATCTTCAAGTCTGGCTTGAAGATCTTTTGTAA
- a CDS encoding DUF3015 family protein produces the protein MKKLAVVFALVFGASVFAGDGSSGCGPGWYVFKKNSLVSSSLRATTNGFLFPAVTLGMTFGTSNCTKHSIVKTEEKSLYFVTQNYIELKTEVAKGNGEFLQAFGQTIGCKNKDLPYFSKKLQDKYQDVFKDKASNEEVLMETYKVILTDPTLVQSCSLS, from the coding sequence ATGAAAAAATTAGCAGTAGTTTTTGCACTTGTTTTTGGTGCAAGTGTATTCGCAGGAGATGGATCAAGTGGGTGTGGTCCAGGTTGGTATGTTTTCAAAAAGAACTCTTTAGTGTCATCTTCTTTAAGAGCAACGACAAACGGTTTTTTATTTCCAGCAGTAACACTGGGTATGACTTTTGGTACGTCAAACTGTACGAAACACTCAATCGTTAAAACGGAAGAGAAGAGCTTATACTTTGTAACTCAAAACTACATTGAACTTAAAACAGAAGTTGCAAAAGGTAATGGAGAGTTCCTACAAGCGTTTGGTCAAACAATCGGTTGCAAAAATAAAGATCTTCCATACTTCTCTAAAAAACTTCAAGACAAGTACCAAGATGTTTTCAAGGACAAAGCATCTAATGAAGAAGTGCTAATGGAAACTTATAAAGTTATTCTAACTGACCCAACTCTTGTTCAATCTTGTTCACTTTCTTAA
- a CDS encoding DUF4105 domain-containing protein — MFNLVHFLKIFLITIIIPAYIYAQDSGHNSKTWQRLLFFENGKFKAYHSDWFYLSKKESLEKEWQLSLKAIRNDLKVGREGKKFACAFPARYEFIKKYHPEFKNVECREFKDWAKELAVKDIYLVYASSYVSNPASMFGHSFLRLSRGGLGRSSALNDYSVGFMALTNNDDNSFTYAVKGITGGYVGNYEVKPFYMNVGLYQNAEDRDLWQYKLDLSKEQVEFFVKALWELSQNTGFSYYFFDENCSSQLLKTLQIVNEDFNFFDGRSYLFAHPIETIKWAKNSIRKEEDLFYPAINKVLRKRLREMSEDERGRYVLLKSDVTTINEENSVKVLDALIDFYKFESYKSNSNLDTEKQKRMNEILKRRAALRVSSNTFSYDINKEEDPILFHDPNSLSLGVAQIDNRTYGLLEYKLGYQGLTDGPRGHDGFSYIDYLGIKSKFNDKSFKLTEINLVEINSLAPFLLEAQTYSWNFKMDFMRRDFLLDENYLNLGGALGVSVFRGDSIFFSFFGAEGLIGKDTSRLDPFVKLGLRLRVNNLILLLENKNIYYQENILPSLRFSSSYEFENSNVLKLEIENKRGFKDQLEYKAALQIRF, encoded by the coding sequence TTGTTCAATCTTGTTCACTTTCTTAAAATATTTCTAATTACGATCATAATTCCTGCGTATATTTATGCGCAGGATAGTGGTCATAATTCTAAGACGTGGCAGCGTCTTTTGTTCTTTGAAAATGGAAAGTTTAAGGCTTACCATAGTGACTGGTTTTATCTTTCTAAAAAAGAAAGTCTAGAAAAAGAATGGCAGCTTTCACTAAAAGCAATAAGAAATGATCTCAAGGTTGGTCGAGAAGGAAAGAAATTTGCATGTGCTTTTCCGGCCCGTTACGAATTCATAAAAAAATATCATCCCGAGTTTAAAAATGTAGAATGTCGAGAGTTTAAAGATTGGGCAAAAGAGCTTGCTGTAAAAGATATTTATCTCGTCTATGCTTCTAGTTATGTTTCAAACCCAGCTTCAATGTTTGGGCATTCTTTTCTGAGGCTCTCAAGAGGTGGGCTTGGCAGAAGTAGTGCTTTAAATGATTATAGCGTTGGCTTCATGGCCCTCACAAATAATGATGACAACTCCTTTACTTACGCAGTTAAGGGAATCACTGGCGGTTATGTTGGTAACTATGAAGTGAAACCATTTTATATGAATGTCGGACTTTATCAAAATGCCGAAGATAGGGATCTGTGGCAGTACAAACTCGATTTATCTAAGGAGCAAGTCGAGTTTTTTGTAAAGGCTTTGTGGGAGCTATCCCAGAATACTGGTTTTAGTTATTACTTCTTTGACGAGAATTGCTCGAGCCAACTTTTAAAAACGCTACAAATAGTTAATGAAGATTTTAATTTCTTTGATGGACGAAGCTATCTCTTTGCTCATCCTATCGAAACAATTAAGTGGGCCAAGAATTCAATTCGAAAAGAAGAAGACCTTTTCTACCCAGCAATTAATAAGGTGTTAAGAAAGAGACTACGTGAAATGAGTGAAGATGAGCGAGGTCGTTACGTCTTACTGAAATCAGATGTTACAACTATTAACGAAGAAAACTCTGTAAAGGTTCTCGATGCACTCATCGATTTTTATAAGTTTGAAAGTTATAAAAGTAATTCAAATCTTGATACTGAAAAGCAAAAGAGAATGAATGAGATTTTAAAAAGAAGAGCGGCTTTAAGAGTCAGCTCAAATACTTTCTCATATGATATTAATAAGGAAGAGGACCCGATTCTTTTCCATGATCCAAATAGTCTATCTCTTGGGGTAGCGCAAATTGATAATCGAACTTACGGATTGCTAGAGTATAAATTAGGTTATCAGGGTCTAACTGATGGCCCTCGTGGGCATGATGGATTCTCATATATTGACTATCTTGGTATTAAGTCAAAATTTAATGATAAATCATTTAAGCTCACAGAGATAAACTTGGTAGAGATAAACTCTCTTGCTCCGTTTCTCCTTGAGGCCCAAACATATTCCTGGAATTTTAAGATGGACTTCATGCGCAGGGATTTCTTATTAGATGAGAATTATCTAAACCTTGGTGGAGCTTTGGGAGTCAGTGTATTTCGTGGTGACTCAATCTTCTTTTCATTTTTCGGTGCCGAAGGACTAATTGGAAAAGATACTTCAAGACTTGATCCTTTTGTAAAATTAGGACTACGCCTAAGAGTTAATAATCTTATTCTCTTATTGGAAAATAAAAATATCTATTATCAAGAGAATATCCTCCCTAGTCTTAGGTTTTCTAGCTCCTACGAATTTGAAAACAGCAATGTTTTAAAGTTAGAAATTGAAAATAAAAGAGGATTTAAAGATCAGTTAGAATACAAAGCTGCATTGCAAATACGATTCTAG
- a CDS encoding MerR family DNA-binding protein, translated as MDEILTIGKLAEAAEVNVETIRFYERKGILKQPKKIGSFRQYSNDYVTRIRFIKRSQELGFTLNEAKELLDLKIKNQAKCSDVLSKTQEKISVINQKITDLKKMKKSLESLANCCVDENQPLSDCPILDCFVTKKEK; from the coding sequence ATGGATGAAATCTTAACAATTGGTAAATTAGCAGAAGCGGCAGAGGTTAATGTTGAAACAATTCGCTTCTATGAGAGAAAAGGAATTTTAAAGCAGCCGAAGAAGATTGGAAGCTTTAGGCAATATTCAAACGACTATGTTACGAGAATACGTTTTATAAAAAGATCTCAGGAACTTGGGTTTACGTTGAATGAAGCTAAAGAACTTTTGGATTTGAAAATAAAAAATCAAGCTAAGTGCAGTGATGTTCTATCTAAAACTCAGGAAAAAATATCTGTAATAAATCAAAAAATTACTGATCTTAAAAAAATGAAAAAATCATTGGAGAGTTTGGCCAATTGCTGTGTGGATGAGAATCAGCCCTTGAGTGATTGTCCGATACTTGATTGTTTTGTGACTAAAAAGGAAAAATAA
- a CDS encoding arsenate reductase ArsC gives MKKNVLFLCTGNSCRSQMAEGWGKYLKGDVFNFYSAGTKKHGLNPNAVKVMQEVGIDISGHESNTTDELNDVKMDFVFTVCSDAHENCPYFPGGKIIHVGFDDPPRLTQGLSEEEQILPVYRRVRDEIKEMITNIEKLMDEKK, from the coding sequence ATGAAGAAAAACGTTCTATTTCTATGTACTGGAAACTCTTGTCGCTCTCAAATGGCCGAAGGCTGGGGGAAGTATCTCAAAGGTGATGTTTTTAATTTTTACTCCGCAGGAACAAAAAAGCATGGCCTGAATCCAAATGCTGTCAAAGTAATGCAAGAGGTGGGAATTGATATAAGCGGCCACGAATCAAATACTACCGATGAATTAAATGACGTGAAGATGGATTTTGTCTTTACCGTATGTTCTGATGCTCATGAGAATTGTCCTTATTTTCCAGGTGGAAAGATTATTCATGTTGGTTTTGATGATCCCCCAAGATTGACTCAAGGGCTTAGTGAAGAAGAACAGATTTTGCCTGTCTACCGTCGTGTTCGTGATGAAATTAAAGAAATGATTACTAATATAGAAAAACTAATGGATGAAAAAAAATGA